A genomic region of Thermodesulfobium narugense DSM 14796 contains the following coding sequences:
- a CDS encoding NAD(P)H-dependent glycerol-3-phosphate dehydrogenase, with product MIAVIGAGTWGTSFSTVIANRSDVLLFARDEEVVNNINSLHENVRYLKGIKLPLNVFATSDRRLLSDIDDVVFSVPVQSIRQVIEDFKPFFKESVRILNLGKGIEISTLKRVSEIFKELLPNSRYSVLSGPNFAREVALKEYCATVIASELEEESEYWQKLLIFPYFRVYTTDDVVGVEISGGLKNVIAIAAGVVKGLKYGDNSKAALITRGLAEITRFGLKLGARQETFFGLSGVGDLLLSCTSFQSRNFRAGALLAEGYSLEDIKKKLGSVIEGIYTSEAALKLSKKLGVDMPITQQVFAIVNKKASIRDAIDSLTSRKPLKEFY from the coding sequence GTGATAGCTGTTATAGGTGCGGGAACATGGGGAACGTCCTTTTCTACGGTGATTGCAAATAGAAGTGACGTTTTGCTATTTGCAAGAGATGAGGAAGTCGTAAATAATATAAACTCTCTTCACGAAAACGTAAGGTATCTAAAAGGCATCAAGCTACCCTTAAATGTCTTTGCAACTAGTGATAGGAGATTACTTTCTGATATAGATGATGTTGTCTTCTCTGTTCCCGTTCAATCTATAAGACAGGTAATAGAAGATTTTAAGCCCTTTTTCAAAGAATCGGTTAGAATCCTAAATCTTGGCAAGGGGATAGAGATAAGTACTTTAAAAAGGGTGTCTGAAATATTTAAAGAGCTCTTGCCTAACTCAAGATATTCAGTCCTTTCAGGCCCAAATTTCGCAAGAGAAGTGGCTCTAAAGGAGTATTGTGCAACTGTGATTGCATCAGAGCTTGAAGAAGAGAGTGAATATTGGCAAAAACTATTGATCTTTCCATACTTTAGAGTGTATACTACAGATGATGTGGTGGGAGTTGAGATTTCGGGAGGACTGAAAAACGTGATTGCTATAGCTGCGGGAGTTGTTAAAGGTTTAAAATACGGCGACAATTCGAAAGCTGCTCTCATAACGAGGGGATTAGCTGAGATTACAAGATTTGGTTTGAAATTGGGGGCAAGACAGGAAACCTTCTTTGGACTTTCTGGAGTAGGCGACCTCTTGTTGAGTTGCACCTCTTTTCAAAGCAGAAATTTTAGGGCTGGTGCTCTTCTTGCTGAGGGCTACTCTTTAGAGGATATAAAGAAAAAGTTGGGCAGCGTTATAGAGGGCATTTATACGTCTGAAGCAGCTCTTAAGTTATCTAAAAAATTAGGCGTTGATATGCCGATCACTCAACAAGTCTTTGCAATCGTAAATAAAAAGGCTTCTATTAGAGATGCAATTGATTCACTTACTTCTCGAAAGCCACTAAAAGAATTCTACTAA
- a CDS encoding HU family DNA-binding protein has translation MRKTDLINAVAEKCKGMTKKDCTVVVEAVFDSIKDALKRNEKVQLIGFGTFEVRERKERKGRNPRSKEEIVIPAMKTPGFKAGKALKEAVQPKKAEKKPVKGAKKK, from the coding sequence TTGAGAAAGACAGATCTTATTAATGCAGTTGCTGAAAAGTGTAAGGGTATGACCAAAAAGGATTGCACAGTTGTAGTGGAAGCCGTTTTTGATTCTATTAAGGATGCCCTTAAAAGAAACGAGAAGGTTCAGCTAATTGGTTTTGGTACCTTTGAGGTTAGAGAGAGAAAGGAGCGAAAGGGCAGGAACCCAAGAAGCAAGGAAGAGATAGTTATACCTGCCATGAAGACTCCAGGCTTTAAGGCCGGAAAGGCTTTGAAGGAGGCGGTCCAACCAAAAAAAGCTGAGAAAAAGCCTGTTAAGGGCGCAAAGAAAAAATAA
- a CDS encoding zinc ribbon domain-containing protein, translated as MTIFKGKEEKICYRCNTKNPPDAFFCRNCGAPLTRDALLQDSTKKLRVKKNSMATTYALFLIVALIIGLAVGLVSSLSVFKK; from the coding sequence ATGACTATCTTTAAAGGGAAAGAAGAAAAAATTTGCTATAGGTGCAATACCAAAAATCCTCCTGATGCGTTTTTTTGCAGGAACTGTGGCGCGCCTTTAACAAGAGATGCCCTCCTCCAAGATTCTACAAAAAAGTTGAGAGTGAAAAAGAACTCTATGGCTACGACGTATGCTTTGTTTTTGATAGTTGCTCTGATAATAGGCTTAGCTGTGGGTTTAGTATCTTCTCTTAGCGTGTTTAAGAAGTAA
- a CDS encoding DUF4127 family protein — MPLDNRPPNFIYPKRLADILGIKLLVPPVEILSERRKKAASQEILAFLVESWADCAIVSADSMIFGGLVPSRETQMSKEDAMWYTKRLLGLKSSHLFDSVYLFKSLMRLMPTVLDEKELFYATKIEEIMKFSDEDIKNPVNFYERELLLTYVPPDLLRDYIESRKINYFVDRTLIKNSDKVDLLVLAQDDSTDRGVAYEEKKRLSMIATKNTKIVQGSDEIGMILVTRFGKDKDISLKTIFIPEEVEEEIMPLETVPLGKNLLSQINLLNLKLKNSEPDFYMIIFGKDGYEQAAFEKVRSLVKEGKNVAFADVSNMNMTDERMFKLLLASGLIFRLIAYAGWNTAANTTGCALSQAVSYLSSRNFKKNFRFLIERIIYDYYYQNVIRKQINNILIENNQSNFKMTQDSINIAKNIFFQYFPGISEELMMCSPIKFDITDVRFSLPWDRTFEANIEIDIKLRS, encoded by the coding sequence GTGCCATTGGACAACAGACCGCCAAATTTTATCTACCCAAAGAGATTAGCAGATATCCTGGGAATAAAGCTGCTAGTTCCTCCGGTGGAGATACTTTCTGAGAGAAGGAAAAAGGCTGCAAGTCAGGAAATACTGGCCTTTTTAGTGGAAAGTTGGGCAGATTGTGCTATAGTTAGCGCTGACTCAATGATATTTGGAGGGCTTGTTCCTTCGAGAGAGACACAGATGTCAAAGGAAGATGCCATGTGGTACACAAAGAGACTTCTTGGTCTTAAGAGCTCACACTTATTTGACAGCGTTTATCTATTCAAATCCCTTATGAGACTCATGCCCACAGTTTTGGATGAAAAGGAGCTTTTTTATGCTACAAAAATAGAAGAGATAATGAAGTTTTCAGATGAAGACATCAAGAATCCTGTAAACTTCTATGAAAGAGAGCTTCTTTTGACATACGTTCCTCCAGACTTGCTAAGAGACTATATAGAATCAAGAAAGATCAATTATTTTGTAGATAGAACGCTAATAAAAAATTCTGATAAAGTAGATCTCTTAGTTCTTGCTCAAGACGACTCAACTGACAGGGGCGTAGCATATGAAGAGAAGAAGAGGCTTAGTATGATTGCCACAAAAAATACCAAAATAGTACAAGGCTCAGATGAAATAGGCATGATTTTGGTAACGAGATTTGGCAAAGATAAAGATATAAGCTTAAAGACTATTTTTATTCCAGAAGAAGTCGAAGAAGAAATAATGCCTCTTGAGACAGTGCCTCTTGGGAAAAATCTTTTGTCTCAGATAAACCTACTAAACCTTAAGTTGAAAAATAGTGAACCAGACTTTTATATGATAATCTTTGGCAAAGACGGATATGAGCAAGCAGCTTTTGAAAAAGTAAGATCCCTTGTTAAGGAGGGGAAAAACGTTGCCTTTGCAGACGTTTCAAACATGAACATGACAGATGAAAGGATGTTCAAGCTTTTGCTTGCAAGCGGCCTAATATTTAGGCTAATAGCATATGCAGGATGGAATACAGCTGCAAATACCACAGGGTGTGCTCTTTCTCAGGCAGTTAGTTACCTTTCTAGCAGAAACTTTAAAAAAAATTTCAGATTTCTGATAGAGAGAATAATTTATGATTACTATTATCAAAACGTTATAAGGAAACAAATAAACAATATATTGATAGAAAACAACCAATCAAATTTCAAGATGACACAAGACAGCATAAACATAGCAAAAAATATATTCTTTCAATACTTTCCTGGAATTTCAGAAGAGCTTATGATGTGTAGCCCGATAAAATTTGACATTACAGATGTAAGATTTTCTCTTCCATGGGACAGAACCTTTGAAGCAAACATAGAGATAGACATAAAGCTAAGAAGTTAA
- a CDS encoding glycosyltransferase family 9 protein, which yields MLKSLKYILFIRGDIISIFRKSLRERDDFERILFITLSSLGDTIMTLPVFFEIGKLFPKAQFDILVGERSKEMFSALPNVGEVFLYTSENRGIKGKIPLIKAISKKRYDLVIDLRHSILPIFVRSRQKIFTTFKPKIPGIHATEEHLRNVFNKGAENFMFDYSDKIIIDKKTIIKFGDVFDKILGSVGIVPGATWQPKAYGIEGFVKVAKMLKSNDLNLVLLGSSEERDLCDKISKEVDSLNLCGKTNLVELFYIIKNLSVLVTNDSGPMHIASLLNIPTVALFGPSDERRYRPWGKKYRLLMHKEICRKCLYQRCDKGGECMNLITPDEIVDATIDLLGF from the coding sequence ATGCTAAAATCACTGAAGTATATATTATTTATTAGAGGTGATATCATAAGTATCTTTAGGAAATCTCTTCGAGAAAGGGATGATTTTGAAAGGATCCTTTTTATAACGCTTTCTTCTTTAGGTGACACCATAATGACCTTGCCCGTATTTTTTGAGATCGGGAAGCTCTTCCCAAAAGCTCAATTTGACATCCTGGTGGGAGAAAGATCAAAGGAAATGTTTTCAGCTCTGCCAAACGTGGGTGAAGTCTTCTTGTACACCTCTGAAAACAGGGGAATAAAGGGGAAAATCCCTTTGATAAAGGCTATTTCAAAAAAAAGATACGACCTTGTCATAGACCTTAGACACTCCATTCTGCCAATATTTGTGCGTTCCAGACAAAAAATATTTACGACCTTTAAGCCAAAAATCCCTGGCATTCACGCAACCGAAGAGCACCTCAGAAATGTTTTCAACAAAGGTGCTGAAAATTTTATGTTCGACTACTCTGATAAGATTATAATTGACAAGAAGACTATTATCAAGTTTGGCGACGTTTTTGACAAGATATTAGGTTCAGTTGGCATCGTGCCAGGTGCCACTTGGCAGCCTAAGGCGTACGGCATTGAGGGATTCGTCAAGGTCGCAAAAATGCTGAAAAGTAATGACTTGAATCTAGTTTTACTCGGATCAAGCGAGGAGAGAGATCTTTGTGACAAGATCTCAAAGGAAGTAGATTCACTTAATCTGTGCGGAAAGACTAATCTTGTTGAATTGTTCTACATCATAAAAAATCTCTCAGTTCTTGTTACCAATGACTCGGGACCTATGCACATAGCATCTCTTTTGAATATCCCCACAGTTGCGCTCTTTGGGCCGTCTGATGAGAGAAGATATAGGCCTTGGGGCAAAAAGTATAGGTTGTTGATGCACAAAGAGATTTGCAGAAAGTGTCTTTATCAAAGATGTGACAAAGGCGGAGAGTGTATGAATCTGATAACGCCTGATGAGATAGTCGATGCTACGATAGATCTTTTAGGATTTTGA